One Punica granatum isolate Tunisia-2019 chromosome 3, ASM765513v2, whole genome shotgun sequence genomic window carries:
- the LOC116198821 gene encoding uncharacterized protein LOC116198821: protein MEDLFYFQDYHQEEEKEAVEEQLEAEEALSLSDLPLGFDSDPPSIETPYNDLSNHPARRSSSQPQDFFEFLTDVDLISSDHIMCSADDIIICGKLIPFKEPPAYSYRSLNPHNPFADDQENRQQEEEEEPKQVQRKATLGLRSRSESSSNLHSINAPESKLTRNSRSLDYRKLHRFSSPMMSNSPETVNMNSSSVKSFGKLGDVLAKRATRPRWYVFMFGMVKFPAEMELEDIKTRQLRRNPTTLFVPTNETTEAATRGGRSSMSRNKGSWKLLKALSCKDHTSVAVTTPFACLPQSESFA, encoded by the coding sequence ATGGAAGATCTCTTCTATTTCCAGGATTATCatcaggaagaagaaaaagaagcagTAGAAGAACAATTAGAGGCAGAGGaagctctctccctctccgaCCTCCCCCTCGGCTTCGACAGTGATCCCCCATCCATTGAGACACCCTACAATGATCTCTCCAACCACCCAGCTCGCCGGTCTTCTTCCCAGCCACAGGATTTCTTCGAGTTCTTGACCGACGTCGATCTCATCAGCTCCGACCACATCATGTGCTCAGCCGATGATATCATCATTTGCGGGAAGCTCATCCCATTCAAGGAACCACCCGCCTATAGCTATCGCTCTCTGAATCCCCATAACCCTTTCGCTGATGATCAAGAAAACCGCCAacaagaggaggaggaagaaccAAAACAGGTGCAACGTAAAGCAACATTAGGGCTTCGGAGCCGGTCAGAGTCATCCTCCAACTTGCATAGCATTAACGCccccgagtccaagctcacaAGGAACAGTCGATCACTGGATTACCGGAAGCTGCACAGATTCTCCTCACCGATGATGTCGAACTCCCCAGAAACGGTCAATATGAACTCATCCTCAGTTAAAAGTTTTGGAAAATTGGGCGATGTTTTGGCCAAGAGGGCAACAAGGCCGAGATGGTATGTGTTCATGTTCGGGATGGTGAAGTTTCCAGCAGAAATGGAGCTTGAGGACATCAAAACCCGTCAGCTCCGCCGGAACCCAACCACGTTGTTTGTTCCGACAAATGAGACGACAGAAGCTGCCACCAGAGGAGGGAGGTCCTCGATGAGCCGGAACAAAGGGTCTTGGAAGCTACTCAAGGCGTTAAGTTGCAAGGACCACACAAGCGTTGCGGTCACGACACCTTTTGCCTGTCTTCCCCAGAGCGAAAGTTTTGCCTAA
- the LOC116198820 gene encoding uncharacterized protein LOC116198820, with protein sequence MSCLALSLQPVNGPDVLLQTREWFPPSRALVALSSFRHTRLSLSSKSPSSDPQPDLIGDDPLAASSGQLIVGVESRYRVIYRLVNTIYVLGITTADQDSSINVFECIHLVNQAVSVVVAACRGVDVTPEKLARKYAEVYMALDIVLRGVSSIRLSAMLSSMHGEGIAKMVHSALDTEAKIRGADSWPALEPHSVEHVAGVEAFSANRFELPPETLSTGDEVAATIAPAAPAEQEESKGEEEAAGPKDPFAASDKLNEPEELVSGFKKNKDSSSADLTVALAGLEVTTLPPAEATQSTHIGVEGFEGDYGGIEFGNEQASLGETFEGFSEAWGGGLDPSEFVGPTKAKKSEGLGGLELLQTGPDATDAAKAAAAADGKAPLENLVQKTEMKGPEMFISEEISAEFRESLLARVGLMGRVCLRTLPTKTSGDKETEFSFRVEGTSLVKRFIMQNSCVSSLGNGLFHVRTAASDEPIPILKYSLLPKSTPLPLRVRLMQRHSGTLLSVMIQYVSNPELPAPLKDVTFVLKLPVDPTLLKVSPKAILNRSEKELKWIISEIPLIGSPGKLRVRMPVDTSPEDGGEEIEVVGYVKFSWQGPSSLSGICLRPASEGSTDFYEVSHKYESGVYMCN encoded by the coding sequence ATGTCGTGCCTCGCCCTTTCTCTGCAACCGGTGAACGGTCCCGACGTCCTCCTCCAAACCCGAGAATGGTTCCCCCCTTCCCGCGCCCTCGTTGCCCTCTCCTCCTTTCGCCATACCCgcctctccctctcctccaAATCCCCCTCCTCCGACCCCCAGCCCGACCTCATTGGCGACGACCCTCTCGCCGCCTCCAGCGGCCAGCTCATCGTCGGCGTCGAGAGCCGCTACCGCGTCATCTACAGGCTTGTCAACACGATCTACGTTCTGGGGATCACGACGGCCGACCAGGACAGCTCCATCAACGTCTTCGAGTGCATCCACCTCGTGAACCAGGCAGTCAGCGTCGTGGTGGCCGCTTGCAGGGGAGTGGACGTGACCCCTGAGAAGCTAGCCCGCAAGTACGCCGAGGTCTACATGGCCCTTGACATCGTCCTCCGTGGAGTCAGCTCCATCCGCCTCTCTGCTATGCTCTCCTCAATGCACGGCGAGGGAATTGCCAAGATGGTTCACTCAGCCCTCGACACTGAGGCCAAGATCCGGGGGGCCGACAGCTGGCCTGCCTTGGAACCACATTCTGTCGAGCATGTGGCTGGCGTCGAGGCATTTTCAGCTAATCGGTTCGAGCTGCCTCCGGAGACGCTGTCTACAGGCGATGAGGTAGCAGCAACTATTGCCCCAGCTGCCCCAGCTGAGCAGGAAGAGTCCAAGGGCGAAGAGGAGGCTGCAGGACCTAAAGACCCGTTCGCGGCTAGTGATAAGTTGAATGAGCCCGAAGAGCTGGTAAGTGGGTTTAAGAAGAATAAGGATTCTTCATCCGCAGACCTTACAGTGGCCCTCGCAGGGCTCGAGGTAACGACCTTACCCCCTGCAGAGGCCACGCAATCTACCCACATTGGAGTTGAGGGCTTTGAGGGTGATTATGGTGGAATAGAGTTTGGAAATGAGCAGGCTTCACTAGGGGAGACCTTTGAAGGGTTTAGTGAGGCCTGGGGTGGTGGTTTGGACCCATCCGAGTTTGTAGGGCCTACCAAGGCTAAGAAATCTGAAGGGCTTGGCGGGCTGGAGTTGCTGCAGACGGGTCCAGATGCCACTGATGCAGCTAAAGCGGCTGCAGCTGCAGATGGAAAAGCCCCTCTTGAGAACCTGGTGCAGAAAACTGAGATGAAGGGTCCTGAGATGTTCATTTCCGAAGAGATTAGCGCGGAGTTTAGGGAGTCattgcttgctcgagtaggtTTGATGGGACGGGTTTGTCTCAGAACACTCCCGACGAAAACTTCTGGTGATAAGGAGACCGAGTTCTCATTCCGTGTTGAAGGCACAAGCCTGGTAAAACGTTTCATTATGCAGAACTCCTGCGTTAGTAGCCTTGGCAATGGCCTGTTCCATGTGAGGACTGCAGCTTCCGATGAACCGATTCCCATTTTGAAGTACAGTTTGCTGCCTAAGTCGACTCCCTTGCCTTTAAGGGTTCGTCTCATGCAACGGCACAGTGGGACTTTACTCTCTGTGATGATACAATATGTTTCAAATCCAGAATTGCCAGCGCCATTGAAAGACGTGACATTTGTCCTTAAACTGCCTGTTGACCCGACGCTCTTGAAAGTTTCGCCAAAAGCTATATTGAACAGGTCTGAGAAGGAATTGAAGTGGATCATATCAGAGATTCCTCTCATTGGTTCTCCAGGTAAGTTGAGGGTGAGGATGCCAGTGGATACAAGCCCAGAGGATGGGGGTGAAGAGATTGAGGTCGTTGGTTACGTGAAGTTCTCTTGGCAGGGTCCTAGTTCATTGTCCGGTATATGTTTACGGCCTGCCTCTGAAGGTAGCACGGACTTCTACGAGGTTAGTCACAAGTATGAGAGTGGAGTTTATATGTGTAACTGA
- the LOC116198823 gene encoding histone H4 codes for MSGRGKGGKGLGKGGAKRHRKVLRDNIQGITKPAIRRLARRGGVKRISGLIYEETRGVLKIFLENVIRDAVTYTEHARRKTVTAMDVVYALKRQGRTLYGFGG; via the coding sequence ATGTCGGGAAGAGGAAAGGGAGGCAAGGGCCTGGGCAAGGGCGGAGCGAAGCGTCACCGTAAGGTCCTCCGTGACAACATTCAGGGCATCACCAAGCCGGCTATCCGCCGCCTCGCCCGCCGTGGAGGCGTCAAGCGTATCAGCGGCCTCATCTACGAGGAGACGCGTGGGGTCCTAAAGATCTTCCTGGAGAATGTCATCCGTGACGCCGTCACCTACACGGAGCACGCCCGCCGGAAGACGGTCACTGCCATGGACGTGGTCTACGCTCTGAAGAGGCAGGGCCGGACTCTGTACGGGTTCGGCGGTTAG